The following coding sequences are from one Daphnia pulex isolate KAP4 chromosome 11, ASM2113471v1 window:
- the LOC124208316 gene encoding ecdysteroid-regulated 16 kDa protein-like, with translation MAPQQSSSLSLVILLVISGGCVMAQHPRVPIAPCSGAPMTGKLLEVRVSNCNNNFPCILQKGTQVTVEFDYIPSAATNRITTGATARLGGIPLPFVGTNNQPACPRIVSKQSRQAVGCTTKAGEVYTYSNTFPILQIYPVTSVTVQWELIDSNRQKITCFTIPARIV, from the exons ATGGCACCGCAACAATCCAGCAGCCTTTCACTAGTCATCCTCCTCGTCATCTCCGGCGGCTGCGTCATGGCTCAGCATCCGCGCGTTCCCATCGCTCCCTGCAGTG GTGCTCCCATGACAGGCAAACTGTTGGAGGTGCGCGTCTccaactgcaacaacaacttccCTTGCATCTTACAAAAAGGAACTCAAGTCACCGTCGAATTCGACTACATTCCAT CCGCTGCAACAAACCGCATCACCACCGGAGCTACCGCTCGTCTTGGAGGTATCCCGCTGCCGTTCGTCGGCACAAACAATCAGCCAGCTTGCCCCAGGATCGTATCTAAACAATCCAGGCAGGCCGTCGGCTGCACCACAAAGGCAGGAGAGGTCTACACCTACTCCAACACATTCCCTATTCTTCAGATTTATCCAGTG acaAGCGTCACGGTTCAGTGGGAACTGATCGACAGCAACAGACAGAAAATCACATGCTTCACCATTCCAGCTAGAATTgtctaa